From a single Salvelinus namaycush isolate Seneca chromosome 14, SaNama_1.0, whole genome shotgun sequence genomic region:
- the LOC120059167 gene encoding homeodomain-interacting protein kinase 1-like isoform X1: MASQLQVFSSPSVSSSAYTRTKKLKVENSVWDVSSQVGDNNYTYYQQQGPIQGNGNTSSPSASSFNPAYNSSNSNQGYPSMGGGSREQTVVRAADSTGSARGPSSSSSTSHHVKDAASSSQPGDLYHKQYSNSLKRKSEEVDSSDSVQILEELSAPVLSNRPAPGGGTTTAQSIAHSTSTTKSSNSHSEGDYQLVQHEILCSLSNSYEVLEFLGRGTFGQVAKCWKRGTNEIVAIKILKNHPSYARQGQIEVSILGRLSTENADEFNFVRSYECFQHKNHTCLVFEMLEQNLYDFLKHSKFSPLLLKSIRPVLQQVATALLKLKSLGLIHADLKPENIMLVDPLRQPYRVKVIDFGSASHVSKAVCSTYLQSRYYRAPEIILGLPFCEAIDMWSLGCVIAELFLGWPLYPGASEYDQIRYISQTQGLPAEYLLSEGTKSSRFFNRGPDSSYPLWRLKTPSEHEAELGIKSKEARKYIFNCLDDMMQVNMTSLAGTDIQAEKADRREFIDLLKKMLTLDADKRITPMKTLNHTFVTMTHLLHFPHSSHVKSCFQNMDICKRRVSPFESGKNLFSSSNTPSAATNLTVTFSSQLNQHNQMASTGGQSLSLSSNVPLLNYQSGLYQQATINIPGLHQQSVPLQTRPTQLCGQAEPFQQTLIVCPPTIQGLQSSGKHSGFPVRMDNSVPMVPQNQSTQPLHLQPGMLTQQSCNPLMVATLQAPVAGMAPLYSLPLGCGAGRPGLLEQSPTMLQGWPAGTQQILIPSTWQQMPGMSLQNPSQTQTLVPDSPMGAPLSGGDSSGKQASHWRGRHGSHYHGIKQQDHTLGRHAPAAQFQARSQQGKRSKARHADSRARPVSSLQTAAPMVHNTPLPALSGDPIVISDTPSPAVSIIIIHSDTEDEDDGKFPAASSGANQRANVISCVTVHDSHDSDSSTSSPLSPKGLANNSSSSQTSHSFSKSLAIILPLVKTQSGESRVQKTDQPANVSGKSKKGTAQQSSRAGRTSISDRNQSATTSRSQPLNLSQVQQSVMSSSQDRTGGNNSSLPQQQTTYPPPISSNSSYRLHEAASIFISTPNLYAYPASAALASVSQAVDQLHAGGSSRHARPNGPYSSLGLLHSQGQYHQQQQLAAQPYPVPRSSAAAYQLSQRKLSQYPYL; encoded by the exons ATGGCTTCCCAGCTCCAGGttttctcctctccctcagtctcctcCAGCGCATACACCCGCACCAAGAAATTGAAGGTAGAGAACAGTGTGTGGGATGTGAGCAGCCAGGTGGGAGACAACAACTACACTTACTACCAGCAGCAGGGCCCCATCCAGGGAAATGGAAACACATCCTCCCCCTCTGCATCAAGTTTCAACCCAGCATACAACTCCTCCAACTCCAACCAGGGGTATCCATCAATGGGGGGAGGCTCCCGGGAGCAGACAGTCGTACGGGCGGCAGACAGCACAGGCAGTGCCCGGggaccctcttcctcctcctctaccagtCACCATGTCAAGGATGCTGCATCCTCCTCCCAGCCAGGGGACCTATACCACAAGCAGTACAGTAACAGCCTGAAGAGGAAAAGTGAGGAGGTGGACAGCAGTGACAGTGTTCAGATCCTGGAGGAGCTCTCTGCCCCTGTGCTCTCCAACCGCCCCGCTCCTGGTGGGGGGACCACCACAGCCCAGTCAATAGCACATTCCACCTCCACCACTAAGAGTAGTAACTCCCACAGTGAGGGAGACTACCAGCTAGTGCAGCATGAGATCCTGTGTTCTTTGTCTAACAGTTATGAGGTGCTGGAATTCCTAGGGAGAGGTACATTTGGCCAGGTGGCTAAATGCTGGAAGCGTGGCACCAATGAAATCGTGGCCATCAAGATATTGAAGAATCATCCTTCATATGCCCGGCAAGGTCAAATTGAG GTGAGTATCCTGGGCAGACTGAGCACAGAGAACGCAGACGAGTTCAACTTTGTGCGTTCCTACGAGTGTTTCCAACACAAGAACCACACTTGTCTCGTGTTTGAGATGTTGGAGCAGAATCTCTATGACTTTCTGAAGCACAGCAAGTTCAGCCCGCTGCTGCTCAAGTCCATCCGGCCTGTGCTGCAGCAG GTGGCCACGGCCCTGTTGAAGCTGAAGAGCCTGGGTCTAATCCATGCTGACCTGAAGCCTGAGAACATCATGCTGGTGGATCCTCTCAGACAACCCTACAGGGTGAAGGTCATCGACTTCGGCTCCGCCAGCCACGTTTCTAAGGCAGTGTGTTCCACCTACCTACAGTCACGCTACTACCG GGCGCCAGAGATCATCCTGGGCCTTCCCTTCTGTGAAGCTATAGATATGTGGTCTCTGGGCTGCGTCATTGCTGAACTGTTCTTGGGTTGGCCTCTTTATCCTGGTGCCTCAGAGTATGATCAG ATCCGGTACATCTCCCAGACCCAGGGCCTGCCTGCTGAATACCTCCTGAGTGAAGGCACCAAATCCAGTCGCTTCTTTAACAGAGGCCCTGACTCCAGCTACCCCCTATGGAGGCTCAAG ACTCCTTCAGAGCACGAGGCGGAGCTGGGGATAAAGTCAAAGGAGGCTCGGAAATACATCTTCAACTGTCTGGATGATATGATGCAG GTGAACATGACTAGTCTGGCGGGGACTGATATCCAGGCAGAGAAGGCGGACCGGAGAGAGTTTATTGACCTGCTGAAGAAGATGCTAACGCTGGACGCAGACAAACGCATCACCCCCATGAAGACCCTCAACCACACCTTCGTCACCATGACCCACCTGCTGCACTTCCCTCACAGCTCACA TGTGAAGTCGTGCTTCCAGAACATGGACATTTGCAAGCGAAGGGTCAGCCCTTTCGAGAGTGGAAAGAATCTGTTTTCTAGCAGCAACACCCCCAGTGCAGCTACAAACCTCACTGTTACATTTAGCAGCCAGCTCAACCAGCACAACCAG ATGGCGTCAACCGGTGGCCAGTCCCTGTCCCTGAGCAGCAACGTCCCTCTGCTGAACTACCAGTCGGGGCTGTATCAGCAGGCTACTATCAACATCCCAGGTCTCCACCAGCAAAGTGTCCCTCTGCAGACCAGACCCACCCAGCTGTGTGGCCAGGCAGAGCCTTTCCAGCAGACTCTCATAGTCTGCCCACCCACCATCCAGG GCCTCCAGTCATCCGGTAAACACTCTGGGTTCCCAGTGAGGATGGATAACTCtgttcccatggtgccccagaaCCAGTCCACTCAGCCTCTGCATCTCCAGCCTGGAATGCTCACACAG CAATCCTGCAATCCATTGATGGTAGCCACCCTGCAGGCCCCTGTGGCAGGAATGGCCCCTCTGTATTCACTGCCCCTGGGCTGTGGGGCTGGAAGGCCTGGCCTACTGGAACAGAGCCCCACCATGCTG caggGCTGGCCAGCAGGTACCCAGCAGATCCTCATCCCCTCCACGTGGCAGCAGATGCCAGGTATGTCCCTCCAaaaccccagccaaacccagactcTGGTCCCTGACTCCCCCATGGGAGCCCCCCTCTCTGGGGGAGACAGCTCAGGAAAACAGGCCTCACACTGGAG GGGTCGTCATGGCAGTCATTACCATGGCATCAAACAGCAGGACCATACACTGGGGCGTCATGCACCTGCGGCCCAGTTCCAAGCAAGATCTCAGCAGGGGAAGAGGTCTAAGGCTCGACATGCCGACAGTAGGGCCAG GCCTGTGTCGTCGCTGCAGACAGCCGCCCCTATGGTCCACAACACACCACTGCCTGCCTTGAGTGGTGATCCAATTGTCATCTCTGATACTCCCAGCCCTGCTGTCAGCATTATCATTATCCATAGTGACACAGAGGACGAGGATGACGGGAAGTTCCCTGCTGCCAG CTCTGGTGCTAACCAGCGGGCCAACGTGATTAGCTGTGTGACAGTCCACGACTCGCATGACTCTGACTCGTCCACCAGCAGTCCCCTGAGCCCCAAGGGCCTGGCCAACAACTCCTCCTCGTCCCAGACCTCCCACTCCTTCTCCAAGTCTCTAGCCATCATCCTGCCCTTAGTGAAGACCCAGTCTGGGGAGAGCAGAGTACAAAAAACAG ATCAACCTGCTAATGTCTCTGGTAAATCCAAGAAGGGGACAGCTCAGCAGTCCAGCAGGGCAGGAAGGACCTCCATTTCTGATCGCAACCAGAGTGCCACAACTAGCAGATCCCAACCACTCAACCTGAGTCAG GTACAGCAGTCTGTGATGTCATCGTCACAAGACAGAACAGGAGGCAACAACAGCTCCTTGCCCCAACAACAGACCACTtaccctcctcccatctcctccaaCTCCTCTTACCGGCTGCACGAGGCTGCCTCCATCTTCATCTCTACCCCGAACCTGTACGCCTACCCTGCCTCTGCTGCCCTGGCCTCTGTCTCCCAGGCCGTGGACCAGCTCCATGCCGGCGGCTCTTCTCGACATGCCCGGCCCAATGGGCCCTACTCCTCCCTGGGGCTCCTACATTCCCAGGGACAGtaccaccagcagcagcagctggcGGCCCAGCCTTACCCCGTTCCCCGATCCAGCGCGGCAGCCTACCAGCTCAGCCAAAGAAAGCTCAGTCAGTACCCCTACCTGTGA
- the LOC120059167 gene encoding homeodomain-interacting protein kinase 1-like isoform X2 gives MASQLQVFSSPSVSSSAYTRTKKLKVENSVWDVSSQVGDNNYTYYQQQGPIQGNGNTSSPSASSFNPAYNSSNSNQGYPSMGGGSREQTVVRAADSTGSARGPSSSSSTSHHVKDAASSSQPGDLYHKQYSNSLKRKSEEVDSSDSVQILEELSAPVLSNRPAPGGGTTTAQSIAHSTSTTKSSNSHSEGDYQLVQHEILCSLSNSYEVLEFLGRGTFGQVAKCWKRGTNEIVAIKILKNHPSYARQGQIEVSILGRLSTENADEFNFVRSYECFQHKNHTCLVFEMLEQNLYDFLKHSKFSPLLLKSIRPVLQQVATALLKLKSLGLIHADLKPENIMLVDPLRQPYRVKVIDFGSASHVSKAVCSTYLQSRYYRAPEIILGLPFCEAIDMWSLGCVIAELFLGWPLYPGASEYDQIRYISQTQGLPAEYLLSEGTKSSRFFNRGPDSSYPLWRLKTPSEHEAELGIKSKEARKYIFNCLDDMMQVNMTSLAGTDIQAEKADRREFIDLLKKMLTLDADKRITPMKTLNHTFVTMTHLLHFPHSSHVKSCFQNMDICKRRVSPFESGKNLFSSSNTPSAATNLTVTFSSQLNQHNQMASTGGQSLSLSSNVPLLNYQSGLYQQATINIPGLHQQSVPLQTRPTQLCGQAEPFQQTLIVCPPTIQGLQSSGKHSGFPVRMDNSVPMVPQNQSTQPLHLQPGMLTQQGWPAGTQQILIPSTWQQMPGMSLQNPSQTQTLVPDSPMGAPLSGGDSSGKQASHWRGRHGSHYHGIKQQDHTLGRHAPAAQFQARSQQGKRSKARHADSRARPVSSLQTAAPMVHNTPLPALSGDPIVISDTPSPAVSIIIIHSDTEDEDDGKFPAASSGANQRANVISCVTVHDSHDSDSSTSSPLSPKGLANNSSSSQTSHSFSKSLAIILPLVKTQSGESRVQKTDQPANVSGKSKKGTAQQSSRAGRTSISDRNQSATTSRSQPLNLSQVQQSVMSSSQDRTGGNNSSLPQQQTTYPPPISSNSSYRLHEAASIFISTPNLYAYPASAALASVSQAVDQLHAGGSSRHARPNGPYSSLGLLHSQGQYHQQQQLAAQPYPVPRSSAAAYQLSQRKLSQYPYL, from the exons ATGGCTTCCCAGCTCCAGGttttctcctctccctcagtctcctcCAGCGCATACACCCGCACCAAGAAATTGAAGGTAGAGAACAGTGTGTGGGATGTGAGCAGCCAGGTGGGAGACAACAACTACACTTACTACCAGCAGCAGGGCCCCATCCAGGGAAATGGAAACACATCCTCCCCCTCTGCATCAAGTTTCAACCCAGCATACAACTCCTCCAACTCCAACCAGGGGTATCCATCAATGGGGGGAGGCTCCCGGGAGCAGACAGTCGTACGGGCGGCAGACAGCACAGGCAGTGCCCGGggaccctcttcctcctcctctaccagtCACCATGTCAAGGATGCTGCATCCTCCTCCCAGCCAGGGGACCTATACCACAAGCAGTACAGTAACAGCCTGAAGAGGAAAAGTGAGGAGGTGGACAGCAGTGACAGTGTTCAGATCCTGGAGGAGCTCTCTGCCCCTGTGCTCTCCAACCGCCCCGCTCCTGGTGGGGGGACCACCACAGCCCAGTCAATAGCACATTCCACCTCCACCACTAAGAGTAGTAACTCCCACAGTGAGGGAGACTACCAGCTAGTGCAGCATGAGATCCTGTGTTCTTTGTCTAACAGTTATGAGGTGCTGGAATTCCTAGGGAGAGGTACATTTGGCCAGGTGGCTAAATGCTGGAAGCGTGGCACCAATGAAATCGTGGCCATCAAGATATTGAAGAATCATCCTTCATATGCCCGGCAAGGTCAAATTGAG GTGAGTATCCTGGGCAGACTGAGCACAGAGAACGCAGACGAGTTCAACTTTGTGCGTTCCTACGAGTGTTTCCAACACAAGAACCACACTTGTCTCGTGTTTGAGATGTTGGAGCAGAATCTCTATGACTTTCTGAAGCACAGCAAGTTCAGCCCGCTGCTGCTCAAGTCCATCCGGCCTGTGCTGCAGCAG GTGGCCACGGCCCTGTTGAAGCTGAAGAGCCTGGGTCTAATCCATGCTGACCTGAAGCCTGAGAACATCATGCTGGTGGATCCTCTCAGACAACCCTACAGGGTGAAGGTCATCGACTTCGGCTCCGCCAGCCACGTTTCTAAGGCAGTGTGTTCCACCTACCTACAGTCACGCTACTACCG GGCGCCAGAGATCATCCTGGGCCTTCCCTTCTGTGAAGCTATAGATATGTGGTCTCTGGGCTGCGTCATTGCTGAACTGTTCTTGGGTTGGCCTCTTTATCCTGGTGCCTCAGAGTATGATCAG ATCCGGTACATCTCCCAGACCCAGGGCCTGCCTGCTGAATACCTCCTGAGTGAAGGCACCAAATCCAGTCGCTTCTTTAACAGAGGCCCTGACTCCAGCTACCCCCTATGGAGGCTCAAG ACTCCTTCAGAGCACGAGGCGGAGCTGGGGATAAAGTCAAAGGAGGCTCGGAAATACATCTTCAACTGTCTGGATGATATGATGCAG GTGAACATGACTAGTCTGGCGGGGACTGATATCCAGGCAGAGAAGGCGGACCGGAGAGAGTTTATTGACCTGCTGAAGAAGATGCTAACGCTGGACGCAGACAAACGCATCACCCCCATGAAGACCCTCAACCACACCTTCGTCACCATGACCCACCTGCTGCACTTCCCTCACAGCTCACA TGTGAAGTCGTGCTTCCAGAACATGGACATTTGCAAGCGAAGGGTCAGCCCTTTCGAGAGTGGAAAGAATCTGTTTTCTAGCAGCAACACCCCCAGTGCAGCTACAAACCTCACTGTTACATTTAGCAGCCAGCTCAACCAGCACAACCAG ATGGCGTCAACCGGTGGCCAGTCCCTGTCCCTGAGCAGCAACGTCCCTCTGCTGAACTACCAGTCGGGGCTGTATCAGCAGGCTACTATCAACATCCCAGGTCTCCACCAGCAAAGTGTCCCTCTGCAGACCAGACCCACCCAGCTGTGTGGCCAGGCAGAGCCTTTCCAGCAGACTCTCATAGTCTGCCCACCCACCATCCAGG GCCTCCAGTCATCCGGTAAACACTCTGGGTTCCCAGTGAGGATGGATAACTCtgttcccatggtgccccagaaCCAGTCCACTCAGCCTCTGCATCTCCAGCCTGGAATGCTCACACAG caggGCTGGCCAGCAGGTACCCAGCAGATCCTCATCCCCTCCACGTGGCAGCAGATGCCAGGTATGTCCCTCCAaaaccccagccaaacccagactcTGGTCCCTGACTCCCCCATGGGAGCCCCCCTCTCTGGGGGAGACAGCTCAGGAAAACAGGCCTCACACTGGAG GGGTCGTCATGGCAGTCATTACCATGGCATCAAACAGCAGGACCATACACTGGGGCGTCATGCACCTGCGGCCCAGTTCCAAGCAAGATCTCAGCAGGGGAAGAGGTCTAAGGCTCGACATGCCGACAGTAGGGCCAG GCCTGTGTCGTCGCTGCAGACAGCCGCCCCTATGGTCCACAACACACCACTGCCTGCCTTGAGTGGTGATCCAATTGTCATCTCTGATACTCCCAGCCCTGCTGTCAGCATTATCATTATCCATAGTGACACAGAGGACGAGGATGACGGGAAGTTCCCTGCTGCCAG CTCTGGTGCTAACCAGCGGGCCAACGTGATTAGCTGTGTGACAGTCCACGACTCGCATGACTCTGACTCGTCCACCAGCAGTCCCCTGAGCCCCAAGGGCCTGGCCAACAACTCCTCCTCGTCCCAGACCTCCCACTCCTTCTCCAAGTCTCTAGCCATCATCCTGCCCTTAGTGAAGACCCAGTCTGGGGAGAGCAGAGTACAAAAAACAG ATCAACCTGCTAATGTCTCTGGTAAATCCAAGAAGGGGACAGCTCAGCAGTCCAGCAGGGCAGGAAGGACCTCCATTTCTGATCGCAACCAGAGTGCCACAACTAGCAGATCCCAACCACTCAACCTGAGTCAG GTACAGCAGTCTGTGATGTCATCGTCACAAGACAGAACAGGAGGCAACAACAGCTCCTTGCCCCAACAACAGACCACTtaccctcctcccatctcctccaaCTCCTCTTACCGGCTGCACGAGGCTGCCTCCATCTTCATCTCTACCCCGAACCTGTACGCCTACCCTGCCTCTGCTGCCCTGGCCTCTGTCTCCCAGGCCGTGGACCAGCTCCATGCCGGCGGCTCTTCTCGACATGCCCGGCCCAATGGGCCCTACTCCTCCCTGGGGCTCCTACATTCCCAGGGACAGtaccaccagcagcagcagctggcGGCCCAGCCTTACCCCGTTCCCCGATCCAGCGCGGCAGCCTACCAGCTCAGCCAAAGAAAGCTCAGTCAGTACCCCTACCTGTGA
- the LOC120059167 gene encoding homeodomain-interacting protein kinase 1-like isoform X3 — MASQLQVFSSPSVSSSAYTRTKKLKVENSVWDVSSQVGDNNYTYYQQQGPIQGNGNTSSPSASSFNPAYNSSNSNQGYPSMGGGSREQTVVRAADSTGSARGPSSSSSTSHHVKDAASSSQPGDLYHKQYSNSLKRKSEEVDSSDSVQILEELSAPVLSNRPAPGGGTTTAQSIAHSTSTTKSSNSHSEGDYQLVQHEILCSLSNSYEVLEFLGRGTFGQVAKCWKRGTNEIVAIKILKNHPSYARQGQIEVSILGRLSTENADEFNFVRSYECFQHKNHTCLVFEMLEQNLYDFLKHSKFSPLLLKSIRPVLQQVATALLKLKSLGLIHADLKPENIMLVDPLRQPYRVKVIDFGSASHVSKAVCSTYLQSRYYRAPEIILGLPFCEAIDMWSLGCVIAELFLGWPLYPGASEYDQIRYISQTQGLPAEYLLSEGTKSSRFFNRGPDSSYPLWRLKTPSEHEAELGIKSKEARKYIFNCLDDMMQVNMTSLAGTDIQAEKADRREFIDLLKKMLTLDADKRITPMKTLNHTFVTMTHLLHFPHSSHVKSCFQNMDICKRRVSPFESGKNLFSSSNTPSAATNLTVTFSSQLNQHNQMASTGGQSLSLSSNVPLLNYQSGLYQQATINIPGLHQQSVPLQTRPTQLCGQAEPFQQTLIVCPPTIQGLQSSGKHSGFPVRMDNSVPMVPQNQSTQPLHLQPGMLTQGWPAGTQQILIPSTWQQMPGMSLQNPSQTQTLVPDSPMGAPLSGGDSSGKQASHWRGRHGSHYHGIKQQDHTLGRHAPAAQFQARSQQGKRSKARHADSRARPVSSLQTAAPMVHNTPLPALSGDPIVISDTPSPAVSIIIIHSDTEDEDDGKFPAASSGANQRANVISCVTVHDSHDSDSSTSSPLSPKGLANNSSSSQTSHSFSKSLAIILPLVKTQSGESRVQKTDQPANVSGKSKKGTAQQSSRAGRTSISDRNQSATTSRSQPLNLSQVQQSVMSSSQDRTGGNNSSLPQQQTTYPPPISSNSSYRLHEAASIFISTPNLYAYPASAALASVSQAVDQLHAGGSSRHARPNGPYSSLGLLHSQGQYHQQQQLAAQPYPVPRSSAAAYQLSQRKLSQYPYL, encoded by the exons ATGGCTTCCCAGCTCCAGGttttctcctctccctcagtctcctcCAGCGCATACACCCGCACCAAGAAATTGAAGGTAGAGAACAGTGTGTGGGATGTGAGCAGCCAGGTGGGAGACAACAACTACACTTACTACCAGCAGCAGGGCCCCATCCAGGGAAATGGAAACACATCCTCCCCCTCTGCATCAAGTTTCAACCCAGCATACAACTCCTCCAACTCCAACCAGGGGTATCCATCAATGGGGGGAGGCTCCCGGGAGCAGACAGTCGTACGGGCGGCAGACAGCACAGGCAGTGCCCGGggaccctcttcctcctcctctaccagtCACCATGTCAAGGATGCTGCATCCTCCTCCCAGCCAGGGGACCTATACCACAAGCAGTACAGTAACAGCCTGAAGAGGAAAAGTGAGGAGGTGGACAGCAGTGACAGTGTTCAGATCCTGGAGGAGCTCTCTGCCCCTGTGCTCTCCAACCGCCCCGCTCCTGGTGGGGGGACCACCACAGCCCAGTCAATAGCACATTCCACCTCCACCACTAAGAGTAGTAACTCCCACAGTGAGGGAGACTACCAGCTAGTGCAGCATGAGATCCTGTGTTCTTTGTCTAACAGTTATGAGGTGCTGGAATTCCTAGGGAGAGGTACATTTGGCCAGGTGGCTAAATGCTGGAAGCGTGGCACCAATGAAATCGTGGCCATCAAGATATTGAAGAATCATCCTTCATATGCCCGGCAAGGTCAAATTGAG GTGAGTATCCTGGGCAGACTGAGCACAGAGAACGCAGACGAGTTCAACTTTGTGCGTTCCTACGAGTGTTTCCAACACAAGAACCACACTTGTCTCGTGTTTGAGATGTTGGAGCAGAATCTCTATGACTTTCTGAAGCACAGCAAGTTCAGCCCGCTGCTGCTCAAGTCCATCCGGCCTGTGCTGCAGCAG GTGGCCACGGCCCTGTTGAAGCTGAAGAGCCTGGGTCTAATCCATGCTGACCTGAAGCCTGAGAACATCATGCTGGTGGATCCTCTCAGACAACCCTACAGGGTGAAGGTCATCGACTTCGGCTCCGCCAGCCACGTTTCTAAGGCAGTGTGTTCCACCTACCTACAGTCACGCTACTACCG GGCGCCAGAGATCATCCTGGGCCTTCCCTTCTGTGAAGCTATAGATATGTGGTCTCTGGGCTGCGTCATTGCTGAACTGTTCTTGGGTTGGCCTCTTTATCCTGGTGCCTCAGAGTATGATCAG ATCCGGTACATCTCCCAGACCCAGGGCCTGCCTGCTGAATACCTCCTGAGTGAAGGCACCAAATCCAGTCGCTTCTTTAACAGAGGCCCTGACTCCAGCTACCCCCTATGGAGGCTCAAG ACTCCTTCAGAGCACGAGGCGGAGCTGGGGATAAAGTCAAAGGAGGCTCGGAAATACATCTTCAACTGTCTGGATGATATGATGCAG GTGAACATGACTAGTCTGGCGGGGACTGATATCCAGGCAGAGAAGGCGGACCGGAGAGAGTTTATTGACCTGCTGAAGAAGATGCTAACGCTGGACGCAGACAAACGCATCACCCCCATGAAGACCCTCAACCACACCTTCGTCACCATGACCCACCTGCTGCACTTCCCTCACAGCTCACA TGTGAAGTCGTGCTTCCAGAACATGGACATTTGCAAGCGAAGGGTCAGCCCTTTCGAGAGTGGAAAGAATCTGTTTTCTAGCAGCAACACCCCCAGTGCAGCTACAAACCTCACTGTTACATTTAGCAGCCAGCTCAACCAGCACAACCAG ATGGCGTCAACCGGTGGCCAGTCCCTGTCCCTGAGCAGCAACGTCCCTCTGCTGAACTACCAGTCGGGGCTGTATCAGCAGGCTACTATCAACATCCCAGGTCTCCACCAGCAAAGTGTCCCTCTGCAGACCAGACCCACCCAGCTGTGTGGCCAGGCAGAGCCTTTCCAGCAGACTCTCATAGTCTGCCCACCCACCATCCAGG GCCTCCAGTCATCCGGTAAACACTCTGGGTTCCCAGTGAGGATGGATAACTCtgttcccatggtgccccagaaCCAGTCCACTCAGCCTCTGCATCTCCAGCCTGGAATGCTCACACAG gGCTGGCCAGCAGGTACCCAGCAGATCCTCATCCCCTCCACGTGGCAGCAGATGCCAGGTATGTCCCTCCAaaaccccagccaaacccagactcTGGTCCCTGACTCCCCCATGGGAGCCCCCCTCTCTGGGGGAGACAGCTCAGGAAAACAGGCCTCACACTGGAG GGGTCGTCATGGCAGTCATTACCATGGCATCAAACAGCAGGACCATACACTGGGGCGTCATGCACCTGCGGCCCAGTTCCAAGCAAGATCTCAGCAGGGGAAGAGGTCTAAGGCTCGACATGCCGACAGTAGGGCCAG GCCTGTGTCGTCGCTGCAGACAGCCGCCCCTATGGTCCACAACACACCACTGCCTGCCTTGAGTGGTGATCCAATTGTCATCTCTGATACTCCCAGCCCTGCTGTCAGCATTATCATTATCCATAGTGACACAGAGGACGAGGATGACGGGAAGTTCCCTGCTGCCAG CTCTGGTGCTAACCAGCGGGCCAACGTGATTAGCTGTGTGACAGTCCACGACTCGCATGACTCTGACTCGTCCACCAGCAGTCCCCTGAGCCCCAAGGGCCTGGCCAACAACTCCTCCTCGTCCCAGACCTCCCACTCCTTCTCCAAGTCTCTAGCCATCATCCTGCCCTTAGTGAAGACCCAGTCTGGGGAGAGCAGAGTACAAAAAACAG ATCAACCTGCTAATGTCTCTGGTAAATCCAAGAAGGGGACAGCTCAGCAGTCCAGCAGGGCAGGAAGGACCTCCATTTCTGATCGCAACCAGAGTGCCACAACTAGCAGATCCCAACCACTCAACCTGAGTCAG GTACAGCAGTCTGTGATGTCATCGTCACAAGACAGAACAGGAGGCAACAACAGCTCCTTGCCCCAACAACAGACCACTtaccctcctcccatctcctccaaCTCCTCTTACCGGCTGCACGAGGCTGCCTCCATCTTCATCTCTACCCCGAACCTGTACGCCTACCCTGCCTCTGCTGCCCTGGCCTCTGTCTCCCAGGCCGTGGACCAGCTCCATGCCGGCGGCTCTTCTCGACATGCCCGGCCCAATGGGCCCTACTCCTCCCTGGGGCTCCTACATTCCCAGGGACAGtaccaccagcagcagcagctggcGGCCCAGCCTTACCCCGTTCCCCGATCCAGCGCGGCAGCCTACCAGCTCAGCCAAAGAAAGCTCAGTCAGTACCCCTACCTGTGA